A DNA window from Sphingomonas changnyeongensis contains the following coding sequences:
- a CDS encoding tetratricopeptide repeat protein yields MMKLVSKLALGAAIAIGMGAVAGQPALAQKKGKAEAAGEAKFTPKLSKEFRAAAGPLQKAIEAKDFAAAKAALPAAQTGATEADDKFFLGQFKLQIGLGTSDRPLQKEALNDILNSGSAGATPDLGRFAFFAGQFAYQDKDFAGAIQRLTQARQAGYAPVTAQGLPSHDIELLLAESHFRTNQTVEGLAVLDEAVKAEKAAGRKAPADWYSRASSVAYSAKMMDQVARWTRMQIVDYPTAENWRSALVIYGDSQKMDDQTNLDLMRLMRAAGALAGERDYFEYALLADKVGLPGEADGVVKEGLAKGSFDKSSKAINEIGNLAASRVPEDKKSLPAAERSAATAANGKIALSTADAFFGYGEFAKAAELYRLAIQKGGVDANVANLRLGMALARAGQKDAARQAFAQVATGQRGEIAKFWTIWLDQQA; encoded by the coding sequence ATGATGAAGTTGGTGTCGAAACTGGCGCTGGGCGCGGCAATCGCGATCGGCATGGGCGCCGTGGCCGGCCAGCCGGCGCTGGCCCAGAAGAAGGGCAAGGCCGAAGCGGCGGGCGAAGCGAAGTTCACGCCCAAGCTGAGCAAGGAATTCCGCGCCGCCGCCGGCCCGCTGCAAAAGGCGATCGAGGCGAAGGATTTCGCGGCTGCCAAGGCGGCGCTGCCCGCCGCCCAGACCGGGGCGACCGAGGCCGATGACAAATTCTTCCTCGGCCAGTTCAAGCTGCAGATCGGCCTCGGCACCAGCGACCGGCCGCTGCAGAAGGAAGCGCTCAACGACATCCTGAACTCCGGCTCCGCGGGCGCGACGCCGGATCTGGGCCGGTTTGCGTTTTTCGCCGGTCAGTTCGCCTATCAGGACAAGGATTTTGCGGGCGCGATCCAGCGGCTGACCCAGGCCCGCCAGGCCGGCTATGCCCCCGTCACCGCCCAGGGGCTGCCCAGCCACGACATCGAGCTGCTGCTGGCGGAAAGCCATTTCCGCACCAACCAGACGGTCGAGGGGCTGGCCGTGCTCGACGAAGCCGTGAAGGCTGAAAAGGCAGCCGGCCGCAAGGCTCCGGCCGACTGGTACAGCCGGGCCTCATCGGTCGCCTACAGCGCGAAGATGATGGACCAGGTCGCCCGCTGGACGCGGATGCAGATCGTCGATTACCCGACCGCTGAAAACTGGCGTTCGGCGCTGGTCATCTATGGCGACAGCCAGAAGATGGACGACCAGACCAACCTCGACCTGATGCGCCTGATGCGCGCGGCCGGGGCGCTCGCGGGTGAGCGCGACTATTTCGAATATGCGCTGCTGGCCGACAAGGTCGGTCTGCCCGGCGAGGCCGACGGCGTCGTCAAGGAAGGCCTGGCCAAGGGCAGCTTCGACAAGTCGAGCAAGGCGATCAACGAGATCGGCAACCTTGCCGCCAGCCGCGTGCCCGAGGACAAGAAGTCGCTGCCCGCCGCCGAGCGCAGCGCGGCGACCGCCGCCAATGGCAAGATCGCGCTCAGCACCGCCGATGCGTTTTTCGGTTATGGCGAGTTCGCCAAGGCCGCCGAGCTGTATCGCCTCGCGATCCAGAAGGGCGGCGTTGATGCCAATGTCGCCAATCTGCGCCTCGGCATGGCGCTCGCCCGGGCTGGCCAGAAGGATGCGGCCCGCCAGGCTTTCGCCCAGGTCGCGACCGGTCAGCGCGGTGAAATCGCGAAGTTCTGGACGATCTGGCTCGACCAGCAGGCCTGA
- the yaaA gene encoding peroxide stress protein YaaA, with protein MIAIISPAKTLDYKKPIPGLPVTAPRYAADAALLAGAAARLSPERLSALMGISDNLATLNAERFRNFDTLPERPAIYAFAGDVYAGFEAHSLAEEAILFAQDHLRILSGLYGLLRPLDAIRPYRLEMGTKWAPERGDLYGYWGDRVGGLLATDLDAQDDRVVINLASREYWHAVEAAPPAGARIITVDFREQGPAGLRFNSFAAKRARGMMARFMCEHRLTEAEALKGFDTDGYRFDGDGSTDTLWRFVRT; from the coding sequence ATGATCGCGATCATTTCTCCGGCGAAAACGCTCGACTATAAAAAGCCGATCCCCGGCCTGCCGGTGACCGCGCCGCGCTATGCCGCCGATGCGGCGCTGCTTGCGGGCGCGGCGGCGCGGCTGTCGCCGGAGCGGCTGTCGGCGCTGATGGGCATTTCGGACAATCTGGCGACGCTCAACGCCGAGCGGTTCCGCAACTTCGACACGCTGCCCGAGCGGCCGGCCATCTATGCCTTTGCCGGCGACGTCTATGCGGGGTTCGAGGCGCACAGCCTGGCGGAAGAGGCGATCCTGTTCGCCCAGGATCATCTGCGCATCCTGTCGGGGCTTTACGGCCTGCTGCGCCCGCTCGACGCGATCCGGCCCTACCGGCTCGAAATGGGCACCAAATGGGCGCCCGAGCGCGGCGATCTCTATGGCTATTGGGGCGACCGGGTCGGCGGGCTGCTGGCCACCGATCTCGACGCGCAGGATGACCGCGTGGTGATCAACCTGGCCAGCCGCGAATATTGGCACGCGGTCGAGGCCGCCCCGCCGGCGGGCGCGCGCATCATCACCGTCGATTTCCGCGAACAGGGCCCGGCGGGCCTCAGGTTCAACAGCTTTGCCGCCAAGCGTGCGCGCGGGATGATGGCGCGCTTCATGTGCGAACACCGGCTGACCGAGGCCGAGGCACTCAAGGGCTTCGACACCGACGGCTACCGGTTCGACGGCGACGGATCGACCGACACGCTGTGGCGGTTCGTGCGGACATGA
- a CDS encoding SDR family NAD(P)-dependent oxidoreductase: protein MSRSAVVIGARGGIGGALAAALVEEGQFATVHALARPDIDILDEASIAAAAARVAAGPPPALVIVATGLLHSATRGPEKSLKELDAAWLTEVIGVNAIGPALVAKHFLPLLPRGERTVFAALSARVGSISDNRLGGWYGYRAGKAALNQLIRTLSVEMKRLNDRAIVIGLHPGTVDTRLSQPFQKNVAPGQLFDAERAAVQLLDVIEGLGVKDSGNLIAWDGVTITP from the coding sequence ATGAGCCGCAGCGCGGTCGTCATCGGCGCGCGCGGCGGCATTGGCGGCGCGCTGGCGGCGGCGCTGGTCGAGGAAGGCCAGTTTGCAACCGTCCATGCGCTGGCGCGCCCCGACATCGACATCCTCGACGAAGCCAGCATCGCTGCAGCAGCGGCACGCGTGGCTGCCGGCCCGCCGCCCGCGCTGGTGATCGTCGCCACCGGCCTGCTGCATTCGGCAACACGCGGGCCGGAAAAAAGCCTGAAGGAACTCGACGCCGCCTGGCTGACCGAGGTGATCGGCGTCAATGCGATCGGCCCGGCGCTGGTCGCCAAGCATTTCCTGCCGCTGCTGCCGCGAGGCGAGCGCACGGTGTTCGCCGCGCTGTCGGCGCGGGTGGGCAGCATTTCCGACAACCGGCTGGGCGGCTGGTATGGCTACCGCGCCGGCAAGGCGGCGCTCAACCAGCTGATCCGCACGCTGTCGGTTGAGATGAAGCGGCTGAACGACCGCGCGATCGTGATCGGCTTGCATCCGGGCACGGTCGACACCCGCCTGTCGCAGCCGTTCCAGAAGAATGTCGCCCCCGGCCAGCTGTTCGACGCGGAGCGCGCCGCCGTCCAGCTGCTCGACGTGATCGAGGGGCTGGGCGTCAAGGACAGCGGCAATCTGATCGCCTGGGACGGGGTGACGATCACGCCCTAA
- the gyrA gene encoding DNA gyrase subunit A codes for MSSDDTVIAEPSDIRPISIVDEMKSSYLDYAMSVIVARALPDVRDGLKPVHRRILYACQEAGYVAGKPYRKCSRIVGDVMGKYHPHGDAAIYLTLARMAQDWSMRVTLIDGQGNFGSMDPDEPAAMRYTEARLAKVAGSLLEDLDKDTVDFQPNYDASEREPQVLPARFPNLLVNGAGGIAVGMATNIPPHNLGEVIRACLAYIDNPAISLEELMAIVPGPDFPTGAIILGQAGARAAYQQGRGSVIVRSRHEIEEGRGDRRSIVLTEIPYQQGKNALVERIAEAAKDKRIEGIADIRDESNRMGVRIVIDLKRDATPEVVLNQLWRHTPAQQSFAANMLAIRGGRPELLTLREIIQSFIQFREEVITRRSKFELAKARERAHLLLGLVIAVTNLDEVVRIIRGSASPAEARAALLARDWPVAEIAPYIRLVEAIDHEVEGDTYRMSEAQVRAILDLRLHRLTALGRDEIGDELKQLAANIGELLAILADRVKLYAVMRTELEAVAAEFATPRRTQIAPAADGIEDEDLIEREDMVVTVTLGGYIKRTPLDAFRAQKRGGKGRAGMATKDEDAITNLFVTSTHTPVLFFSNLGRVYRMKVWRLPEGGPSTRGRPMINLLPLAEGETIATVLPLPEDEAEWGRLHVMFATARGSVRRNSMDAFANIPSNGKIAMKFEGEDADDRLIGVALLEEGDDVLLATQSGKAIRFAADEVREFQSRSSTGVRGITLKPGDEVMSLSTLHRVGVADQDEREDYLRHAPWKGEDPDRAPRRMDDARYAELVAREQFVLTVCANGYGKLSSAYEYRRTGRGGQGIVNIDNIERNGPVVASFPATTAHQIILVTDQAKMIRIPLDSLRVIGRGSAGVRLFDVAADEHVVGAARIEESDEPEDTADAGAAEGAAGPDGAQDGTGGDA; via the coding sequence TTGAGCAGCGACGACACCGTCATCGCCGAACCGTCCGACATTCGACCGATCAGCATCGTCGATGAAATGAAGTCGAGCTATCTCGACTATGCGATGTCGGTGATCGTGGCCCGTGCGCTGCCCGATGTGCGCGACGGGCTGAAGCCCGTTCACCGCCGCATCCTCTATGCCTGCCAGGAAGCGGGCTATGTCGCGGGCAAGCCTTATCGCAAGTGCAGCCGCATCGTCGGCGACGTCATGGGTAAATATCACCCGCATGGCGACGCCGCGATCTACCTGACCCTCGCGCGCATGGCGCAGGACTGGTCGATGCGGGTGACGCTGATCGACGGCCAGGGCAATTTCGGGTCGATGGACCCCGATGAACCGGCGGCGATGCGCTATACCGAAGCGCGTCTCGCCAAAGTCGCGGGCAGCCTGCTTGAGGATCTCGACAAGGACACCGTCGATTTCCAGCCCAACTATGACGCGTCGGAACGCGAGCCGCAGGTGCTGCCGGCGCGGTTCCCGAACCTGCTCGTCAACGGCGCGGGCGGCATCGCGGTCGGCATGGCGACCAACATTCCGCCGCACAATCTGGGCGAGGTCATCCGCGCCTGCCTTGCCTATATCGACAATCCGGCGATCAGCCTGGAAGAGCTGATGGCGATCGTGCCGGGGCCGGATTTCCCGACCGGGGCGATCATCCTTGGTCAGGCGGGGGCGCGCGCCGCCTATCAGCAGGGTCGCGGGTCGGTCATCGTCCGGTCGCGCCACGAGATCGAGGAAGGCCGGGGCGACCGGCGCTCGATCGTGCTCACCGAAATTCCCTATCAGCAGGGCAAGAATGCGCTGGTCGAGCGGATCGCCGAAGCAGCCAAGGACAAGCGGATCGAGGGCATTGCCGACATCCGCGACGAATCCAACCGCATGGGCGTGCGCATCGTCATCGACCTGAAGCGCGACGCGACGCCCGAAGTGGTACTCAACCAGCTGTGGCGGCACACCCCGGCGCAGCAGAGCTTTGCCGCCAACATGCTCGCCATTCGCGGCGGCCGGCCCGAGCTGCTGACGCTGCGCGAGATCATCCAGAGCTTCATCCAGTTCCGCGAGGAGGTGATCACCCGCCGCTCGAAGTTCGAACTGGCAAAGGCGCGCGAACGTGCGCACCTGTTGCTCGGCCTTGTCATCGCGGTCACCAATCTTGACGAGGTGGTGCGGATCATCCGTGGTTCGGCCAGCCCCGCCGAGGCGCGCGCCGCGCTTCTCGCGCGCGACTGGCCGGTCGCTGAAATCGCCCCCTATATCCGGCTGGTCGAGGCGATCGACCATGAGGTGGAGGGCGACACCTACCGCATGTCCGAAGCGCAGGTGCGCGCGATCCTCGATCTGCGCCTGCACCGTCTGACCGCGCTCGGCCGCGACGAGATCGGCGACGAGCTGAAGCAGCTCGCCGCCAATATCGGCGAGCTGCTGGCGATCCTCGCCGACCGGGTGAAGCTCTATGCGGTGATGCGCACCGAGCTGGAAGCGGTCGCCGCCGAGTTCGCGACGCCGCGCCGCACGCAGATCGCCCCCGCCGCCGACGGCATCGAGGACGAGGACCTGATCGAGCGCGAGGACATGGTCGTCACCGTGACCCTGGGCGGCTATATCAAGCGCACGCCGCTCGATGCGTTCCGCGCCCAGAAGCGCGGCGGCAAGGGCCGGGCCGGCATGGCCACCAAGGACGAGGATGCGATCACCAACCTGTTCGTCACCTCGACGCACACGCCGGTGCTGTTCTTCTCCAATCTCGGCCGGGTGTACCGGATGAAGGTGTGGCGCCTGCCCGAAGGCGGGCCGAGCACGCGCGGGCGGCCGATGATCAACCTGCTGCCGCTGGCAGAGGGCGAGACGATCGCCACCGTGCTGCCGCTGCCGGAGGACGAGGCCGAATGGGGCCGGCTGCACGTGATGTTCGCGACCGCGCGGGGCAGCGTGCGCCGCAACAGCATGGATGCGTTCGCCAACATCCCGTCCAACGGCAAGATCGCGATGAAGTTCGAGGGCGAGGACGCCGATGACCGGCTGATCGGTGTCGCGCTGCTCGAGGAAGGCGATGACGTGCTGCTGGCGACCCAGTCCGGCAAGGCGATCCGCTTTGCCGCCGACGAGGTGCGCGAGTTCCAGAGCCGGTCGTCGACCGGGGTGCGCGGCATCACGCTCAAACCCGGCGACGAGGTGATGTCGCTGTCGACGCTGCACCGCGTCGGCGTGGCCGATCAGGACGAGCGCGAGGATTATCTGCGCCACGCGCCGTGGAAGGGCGAAGACCCCGACCGCGCGCCGCGGCGGATGGACGATGCGCGCTATGCCGAACTGGTCGCGCGCGAACAGTTCGTGCTCACCGTCTGCGCCAATGGCTATGGCAAGCTGTCGAGCGCCTATGAATATCGGCGCACCGGCCGCGGCGGCCAGGGTATCGTCAACATCGACAATATCGAACGCAACGGCCCGGTGGTCGCCAGCTTCCCGGCCACGACCGCGCACCAGATCATCCTGGTGACCGATCAGGCGAAGATGATCCGCATCCCGCTCGACAGCCTCAGGGTGATCGGGCGCGGCAGCGCCGGCGTCAGGCTGTTCGACGTCGCCGCCGACGAACATGTGGTCGGCGCGGCGCGGATCGAGGAAAGCGACGAGCCGGAAGACACCGCAGACGCGGGTGCTGCCGAAGGCGCCGCCGGACCGGACGGGGCGCAGGACGGGACGGGCGGCGACGCGTGA
- a CDS encoding TraB/GumN family protein: MPAVLLLLAAPLRAQTPAPAAPAQAAPAPADDIIVSARLSGAPIWTATRDGRRLVLVGALEPVPKGLDWNVVPLEQAAARADRVLYPVSASFSVGDVFRLLFRGGKITDLPKGRTIADYLPPPLMARLERVMAAEKSDEWRRKSPVILAFRLLGRHAGLARGGRSIRDVVADSARRAGVPGRSIGTVRGKEVIDNLMAQDPAAYRDCMAASIAAAEAGRDAAADRADAWRARDIPALLADPLDTALSRCWPWADPAIGPRLKRNWTDALDTALAAPGTTLAVAPARLAAEPGGLLDRLAAAGYAVDGPRWRD, translated from the coding sequence ATGCCGGCAGTGCTGCTGCTTCTCGCCGCGCCGCTGCGGGCGCAGACGCCGGCACCGGCGGCACCAGCACAGGCAGCCCCGGCCCCAGCCGACGACATCATCGTGTCCGCCCGGCTGTCGGGCGCACCAATCTGGACCGCGACCCGCGACGGGCGCAGGCTGGTGCTGGTCGGCGCGCTGGAGCCGGTGCCCAAGGGGCTGGACTGGAATGTCGTGCCGCTCGAACAGGCGGCGGCCCGCGCGGACCGGGTGCTCTATCCGGTCAGCGCGTCCTTTTCGGTCGGCGATGTGTTCCGCCTGCTGTTTCGCGGCGGCAAGATCACCGATCTGCCCAAAGGCCGGACGATCGCGGACTATCTGCCCCCGCCGCTGATGGCCCGGCTGGAACGGGTGATGGCGGCGGAAAAATCGGATGAATGGCGCCGCAAAAGCCCCGTCATCCTCGCCTTCCGCCTGCTTGGCCGCCATGCCGGGCTGGCGCGCGGCGGACGGTCGATCCGCGACGTCGTGGCCGATTCCGCCCGCCGCGCGGGCGTGCCGGGGCGCAGCATCGGCACGGTGCGCGGCAAAGAGGTGATCGACAATCTGATGGCGCAGGATCCGGCCGCCTATCGCGACTGCATGGCCGCGAGCATCGCGGCGGCCGAGGCCGGGCGTGACGCCGCCGCTGACCGCGCCGATGCCTGGCGCGCGCGCGACATCCCTGCCCTGCTTGCCGATCCGCTCGACACCGCGCTCAGCCGCTGCTGGCCCTGGGCGGATCCGGCCATCGGTCCAAGGCTCAAGCGCAACTGGACCGACGCGCTCGACACCGCGCTGGCCGCCCCTGGCACGACCCTGGCCGTGGCACCTGCCCGGCTTGCCGCCGAACCGGGGGGGCTGCTCGACCGGCTGGCAGCTGCAGGCTATGCGGTCGACGGGCCGCGCTGGCGCGACTGA
- a CDS encoding S24 family peptidase has protein sequence MTSIDPRAELDRLIRSRGEDYAGISRLIGRNAAYIQQFIKRGVPRKLDGDDRRTLARYFGVSETVLGAADASGAMQTGAERLLPIARLDIGASAGAGAVIDREQPLYPMSFDRAWLRRLTRAPAERLSIIRVQGDSMQPTLADGDDIMIDRSDGAERLRDGVYVLRLEDALMVKRLALNPVGGRVAVRSDNPAYPSWPDCPAEDINIIGRVVWVGRKLG, from the coding sequence ATGACCAGCATTGATCCGCGTGCCGAGCTGGACCGCCTGATCCGCTCCCGTGGCGAGGACTATGCCGGCATTTCCCGCCTGATCGGCCGCAACGCCGCCTATATCCAGCAGTTCATCAAGCGCGGCGTGCCGCGCAAGCTGGACGGCGATGATCGCCGCACGCTCGCCCGTTATTTCGGCGTCAGCGAGACGGTGCTGGGCGCGGCCGATGCCAGCGGCGCGATGCAAACCGGTGCCGAACGGCTGCTGCCCATCGCCCGGCTCGATATCGGGGCATCGGCAGGGGCGGGGGCGGTGATCGACCGCGAACAGCCGCTGTATCCGATGAGCTTCGACCGCGCCTGGCTGCGCCGGCTGACGCGCGCGCCGGCCGAGCGGCTGTCGATCATCCGCGTGCAGGGAGATTCGATGCAGCCGACGCTGGCGGACGGCGACGACATCATGATCGACCGCAGCGACGGGGCCGAGCGCCTGCGCGACGGCGTCTATGTGCTCAGGCTCGAAGATGCGCTGATGGTCAAGCGGCTGGCGCTCAACCCGGTCGGCGGCCGCGTTGCCGTGCGCAGCGACAATCCCGCCTATCCGTCCTGGCCGGACTGCCCGGCTGAAGACATCAACATCATCGGCCGCGTCGTCTGGGTGGGCCGCAAGCTGGGCTGA
- a CDS encoding TonB-dependent receptor domain-containing protein, translating to MKTTVWLASVAIGSLMVPVTGALAAADTALAHSEASEAAEPQDAKNAPPAEIFSTGVAKGRDRLDSATSTSSLRATEIEKFGARSLAEVFRNIPGIRAEAIGEGLGNYTIRGLPLASSGSKWLNFQEDGLPVVEFGDLNLLTPDSLMRFDLNVGQIETIRGGSASTFASNSPGGVINLISKTGDVEGGALQASTGIDYQDYRVDFSYGARLSETVRFHVGGYYREGEGPRDNGFTAYRGGQIKFNITKDLPTGYIRLYGKYLSDRTPLYQGVPIAVTGTNEDPRYSNVAGFDASRDVLQGRNISNYVIPNGQNNLTRFDARQGINPTVKSIGLEAQFDVGDWTITERFRYSDIGGSVQIALPLATAPAPLLMGALGAPGGRLRYANGDRAGQLVANPATINGNGLLVNNMLFNTQMKNMDNITNDLRASRVWKAGAGELTTTVGLYTSRQSVFNDFLGSSIINDVRGGGNTALVDLITAGGTQLTQGGFFNFNGTVAASFDADYQVLAPYASVNYKVGKFSFGGSVRFDRGNVEGQAFGYTIGATNLPTRPVDINRDGTISPAETRTTRFDFNAPSLVDYNYNYVSYSASVNYRASDSLAAFARYSRGGRAAADRILLTPAINPVTGRLAAGEDGYDAVTQTELGLKFRKSNVTLNVTGFLADTSESNLQVTSNAAGDTIAVLLARDYRAYGLEFEGAVTFGGFSLTAGATYTKAEIRADRTQPQFVGNTPRRQPHLIFQATPQYSTDLFTVGVNVVGHTDSYTQDQNQLRLPGFTIVSPFLQVRPADRVTVMLNVNNVFDTMGIVEISQGALPATGVVTGRTINPRTVSAAVRFNF from the coding sequence ATGAAGACGACGGTTTGGTTGGCATCGGTGGCAATCGGCTCGCTCATGGTGCCGGTCACGGGTGCCCTGGCGGCGGCCGACACGGCATTAGCCCACAGCGAGGCTTCCGAAGCTGCGGAGCCGCAGGATGCCAAGAATGCGCCGCCGGCCGAGATTTTCTCCACCGGCGTTGCCAAGGGCCGCGACCGGCTGGACAGCGCCACCTCGACCAGCTCGCTGCGCGCGACCGAGATCGAGAAGTTCGGCGCCCGTTCGCTCGCCGAAGTGTTCCGCAACATCCCCGGCATCCGCGCCGAAGCGATCGGCGAGGGCCTGGGCAACTACACGATCCGCGGCCTGCCGCTCGCCTCGAGCGGTTCGAAGTGGCTCAACTTCCAGGAAGACGGCCTTCCGGTCGTCGAGTTTGGCGACCTTAATCTGTTGACGCCTGACTCGCTGATGCGCTTCGACCTCAATGTCGGCCAGATCGAGACCATCCGTGGCGGTTCGGCCTCGACCTTCGCGTCCAACTCGCCGGGCGGGGTGATCAACCTCATCTCCAAGACCGGCGATGTCGAAGGCGGCGCGCTGCAGGCCTCGACCGGCATCGACTATCAGGATTACCGCGTCGACTTCTCCTATGGCGCGCGCCTCAGCGAAACCGTCCGCTTCCATGTCGGCGGCTATTACCGCGAGGGCGAAGGCCCGCGTGACAATGGCTTCACCGCCTATCGCGGCGGCCAGATCAAGTTCAACATCACCAAGGACCTGCCGACCGGCTATATCCGCCTGTACGGTAAGTATCTGAGCGACCGCACCCCGCTTTACCAGGGCGTGCCGATCGCGGTGACCGGCACCAACGAGGATCCGCGCTATTCGAACGTCGCGGGCTTCGACGCGTCGCGCGACGTGCTCCAGGGTCGCAACATCAGCAACTATGTGATCCCGAACGGCCAGAACAACCTCACCCGGTTCGACGCGCGCCAGGGCATCAACCCGACCGTCAAGTCGATCGGCCTTGAGGCGCAGTTCGACGTCGGCGACTGGACCATCACCGAACGCTTCCGTTATTCCGACATCGGCGGCAGCGTGCAGATCGCTCTGCCGCTGGCGACGGCGCCGGCCCCGCTGCTGATGGGCGCACTCGGCGCGCCGGGGGGCCGCCTGCGCTATGCCAATGGCGACCGCGCCGGCCAGCTGGTCGCAAACCCCGCGACGATCAACGGCAACGGCCTGCTGGTCAACAACATGCTCTTCAACACCCAGATGAAGAACATGGACAACATCACCAACGACCTGCGCGCCAGCCGCGTGTGGAAGGCCGGTGCTGGAGAGCTGACAACGACCGTTGGTCTCTACACGTCGCGCCAGTCGGTGTTCAACGACTTCCTGGGTTCGAGCATCATCAATGATGTGCGTGGCGGTGGCAACACGGCGCTGGTCGACCTGATCACCGCCGGCGGAACCCAGCTGACCCAGGGCGGTTTCTTCAACTTCAACGGCACGGTCGCGGCAAGCTTTGATGCGGACTATCAGGTCCTCGCGCCCTATGCCTCGGTCAACTACAAGGTCGGCAAGTTCTCGTTCGGCGGCAGTGTCCGCTTCGATCGCGGCAATGTCGAGGGCCAGGCCTTTGGCTACACGATCGGTGCGACCAACCTGCCGACCCGCCCCGTCGACATCAACCGCGACGGGACGATTTCGCCGGCCGAAACCCGCACCACGCGGTTTGACTTCAATGCCCCGTCGCTGGTCGACTATAACTACAACTATGTCAGCTATTCGGCGAGCGTGAACTACCGCGCGTCGGACTCGCTGGCTGCCTTTGCCCGCTACAGCCGCGGTGGCCGTGCGGCGGCTGACCGCATCCTGCTGACCCCGGCGATCAATCCGGTGACCGGCCGACTGGCGGCGGGCGAGGACGGCTATGACGCCGTCACCCAGACCGAGCTGGGCCTGAAGTTCCGCAAGTCGAACGTCACGCTGAACGTCACCGGCTTCCTTGCCGACACCAGCGAGAGCAACCTGCAGGTGACCTCGAACGCGGCAGGCGACACCATCGCGGTGCTGCTTGCCCGCGATTACCGGGCCTATGGTCTGGAGTTTGAAGGTGCGGTCACCTTCGGCGGGTTCAGCCTGACGGCCGGTGCCACCTACACTAAGGCGGAAATCCGCGCCGACCGCACCCAGCCGCAGTTCGTCGGCAACACCCCGCGCCGTCAGCCGCACCTGATCTTCCAGGCGACGCCGCAGTACAGCACCGATCTGTTCACGGTCGGCGTCAATGTGGTCGGTCACACCGACAGCTACACCCAGGACCAGAACCAGCTGCGCCTGCCGGGCTTCACCATCGTGAGCCCCTTCCTGCAGGTGCGGCCGGCCGACCGGGTGACGGTGATGCTCAACGTCAACAATGTGTTCGACACCATGGGCATCGTCGAAATCTCGCAGGGCGCGCTACCGGCCACCGGCGTCGTGACCGGGCGAACGATCAACCCGCGCACCGTCTCGGCCGCGGTCCGGTTCAACTTCTGA
- a CDS encoding surface lipoprotein assembly modifier: MPVAPAAELTGLNPAQLFALAERARANGRPRDAQTLLEALTTDPDPEIRAEARFRLAGLLEAQGRRAEAATLLRRILDEKPDAARVRVELARLLTAMGDTGAAARELRQAQAAGLPPDIARIVDQFRTALRSRAPIGATFEIAIAPDSNVNRATGRQTLDTGLFPIELSPDARARSGIGVAPSGQLYLRLPLSSRLSVLPRLSGSARLYEEDSFNDIQIEPKIGLEHQGADGSRVTLSGGHDWRWFGGSIFSRARSVTIDWLRPIGRRGQLTASAGTSWARFPRNSGQDGTGHQISATYEFAVSARAGAALTLSGARQEARDPGFASWSGGLSALYFHQLGRASLFGSAAIRRLAGDGPLFIFPQPRREWFLRGVVGGTFRQLSVRGFAPVVRVVAERNISTVGLFDYRRLAVEAGLSRTF, translated from the coding sequence ATGCCGGTCGCACCGGCGGCTGAACTGACGGGCCTCAACCCGGCCCAGCTGTTCGCGCTGGCGGAACGCGCCCGCGCGAATGGCCGGCCACGTGACGCGCAAACCCTGCTCGAAGCACTCACGACCGATCCTGACCCGGAAATCCGCGCGGAGGCGCGGTTCCGGCTTGCCGGGCTGCTGGAAGCGCAGGGCCGACGCGCCGAGGCGGCGACGCTGCTCCGCCGGATCCTTGATGAAAAACCTGACGCTGCGCGCGTGCGGGTGGAGCTCGCGCGGCTGTTGACGGCGATGGGTGACACCGGTGCGGCCGCGCGTGAACTGCGCCAGGCGCAGGCCGCCGGCCTGCCACCCGACATTGCCCGCATCGTCGATCAGTTCCGCACCGCGCTGCGCTCGCGCGCGCCGATCGGTGCCACTTTCGAGATTGCGATTGCGCCTGACAGCAACGTCAACCGGGCCACCGGTCGTCAGACGCTCGACACCGGACTGTTCCCGATCGAACTGAGCCCGGATGCCCGCGCCCGCTCCGGCATCGGTGTTGCGCCGTCGGGCCAGCTTTATCTGCGCCTGCCACTGTCGTCGCGCCTGAGCGTGCTTCCCCGCCTGAGTGGCAGCGCGCGGCTCTATGAGGAGGACAGTTTCAACGACATTCAGATCGAACCCAAAATCGGGCTCGAACACCAAGGCGCCGATGGCAGCCGTGTAACCCTGTCGGGCGGCCATGACTGGCGCTGGTTCGGCGGCTCCATCTTTTCACGTGCCCGCAGCGTGACGATCGACTGGCTGCGCCCGATCGGCCGCCGCGGGCAACTGACCGCGAGCGCCGGGACCAGCTGGGCACGCTTTCCGCGCAACAGCGGCCAGGACGGCACCGGCCATCAGATCTCGGCAACCTATGAGTTCGCGGTCAGCGCACGCGCCGGGGCTGCGCTGACCCTGAGCGGCGCACGGCAGGAAGCCCGGGATCCGGGATTCGCAAGCTGGTCCGGCGGCCTGTCGGCCCTCTATTTCCACCAGCTCGGCCGGGCGAGCCTGTTCGGATCGGCTGCCATCCGCCGGCTGGCGGGCGACGGCCCGCTGTTCATTTTCCCGCAGCCCCGGCGCGAATGGTTCCTGCGCGGGGTGGTCGGCGGCACGTTCCGCCAGCTGAGCGTGCGCGGCTTTGCCCCCGTCGTCCGTGTCGTGGCAGAACGCAACATCTCGACAGTCGGCTTGTTCGATTATCGCCGACTGGCGGTCGAGGCCGGCCTGAGCCGCACATTCTGA